In Candidatus Kaistella beijingensis, a genomic segment contains:
- the dapB gene encoding 4-hydroxy-tetrahydrodipicolinate reductase, whose translation MKIALVGYGKMGKIIGEIAESRGHEVVAKLNESPTLENLNNPDVVIEFSNPEVAFNNIKICLENKIPVVCGTTGWLDQKPEIEKIATENETAFLYGSNFSLGVNLFFALNEKLADLMKNFSEYKVQLEEIHHTHKKDAPSGTAISLAEGIIKNDHRFDAWKLDETKGNKLGIFAIREDEVPGTHSIFYRSEVDEIEIKHTAFNRNGFALGAVIAAEWIQGKKGNFSMKDVLFS comes from the coding sequence ATGAAGATTGCATTAGTTGGATACGGAAAAATGGGTAAAATCATCGGTGAAATTGCCGAAAGTCGTGGTCACGAAGTTGTAGCAAAACTGAACGAATCTCCAACTTTGGAAAACCTGAACAATCCCGATGTGGTCATAGAGTTTTCTAATCCTGAAGTGGCTTTTAACAATATTAAAATTTGCCTCGAAAATAAAATTCCGGTAGTTTGTGGAACAACAGGTTGGCTCGACCAAAAACCTGAAATCGAAAAAATTGCAACCGAAAACGAGACTGCATTTTTATATGGTTCAAATTTCAGTTTGGGCGTGAATTTGTTTTTTGCCTTAAATGAAAAGTTGGCAGATTTGATGAAAAACTTCTCTGAGTATAAAGTTCAGTTGGAAGAAATTCATCACACCCATAAAAAAGACGCACCAAGTGGAACTGCGATTTCTTTGGCAGAAGGAATTATTAAAAACGACCATCGTTTCGACGCTTGGAAATTGGATGAAACCAAAGGAAACAAACTCGGAATTTTTGCCATTCGCGAAGATGAGGTTCCCGGAACGCACAGTATTTTCTACCGAAGCGAAGTGGATGAAATAGAAATCAAACACACCGCCTTCAATAGAAACGGATTTGCTTTAGGAGCAGTCATTGCCGCAGAATGGATTCAAGGAAAAAAAGGAAACTTTTCAATGAAAGATGTACTTTTTTCATAA